Proteins encoded within one genomic window of Couchioplanes caeruleus:
- a CDS encoding RDD family protein: MSSLPAGWYKDPADPSTQRWWDGEGWLGQPIPADQVPPEGPPPAEEPPQKAEPASAPGAPSAPAPAPAPAGADQPPPGYPPPPPGYPVPPPGWQPPPGWQPPPGYPMPPPGWQPPPGWQPPPGYPMPPPGWQPPPGWQPPPGFMYPYPVRARPHGMALAGLGRRLVARLVDIAVVLLLNVVVNGWLAYQWWREVEPVVRAVMTNPAVTPEPAPARAGYIMMTMLLVATALWFAYEVPALANSGQTLGKRLLGVKVVKLEDTTAIGFGRAFRRWGRLGMWTPLWYCSGIGFLAQLVVSGSVLFDHQLHQALHDKTAGTVVVSAPPGHNPNSVPATPDNADDSTGGKR, encoded by the coding sequence ATGAGTTCGCTTCCCGCCGGCTGGTACAAGGACCCGGCCGACCCGTCGACCCAGCGCTGGTGGGACGGCGAGGGCTGGCTGGGCCAGCCGATACCGGCGGACCAGGTGCCGCCGGAGGGGCCGCCGCCCGCGGAGGAGCCCCCGCAGAAGGCCGAGCCGGCTTCGGCGCCCGGCGCGCCCTCGGCCCCCGCTCCCGCCCCGGCCCCGGCCGGCGCCGACCAGCCCCCGCCGGGATATCCGCCACCGCCGCCCGGATATCCCGTGCCGCCGCCGGGCTGGCAGCCACCCCCGGGCTGGCAGCCGCCGCCCGGATATCCCATGCCACCCCCGGGCTGGCAGCCACCCCCGGGCTGGCAGCCGCCGCCCGGATATCCCATGCCACCCCCGGGCTGGCAGCCACCCCCGGGCTGGCAGCCTCCGCCCGGGTTCATGTATCCCTACCCGGTCCGGGCGCGGCCGCACGGCATGGCCCTGGCCGGGCTCGGCCGTCGGCTGGTGGCACGGCTCGTCGACATCGCGGTCGTGCTGCTGCTCAACGTGGTGGTCAACGGCTGGCTCGCGTACCAGTGGTGGCGCGAGGTCGAACCGGTCGTGCGCGCCGTCATGACCAACCCGGCGGTCACGCCGGAGCCCGCCCCGGCCCGGGCCGGCTACATCATGATGACCATGCTGCTCGTGGCCACCGCGCTGTGGTTCGCGTACGAGGTCCCGGCGCTCGCCAACAGCGGCCAGACCCTCGGCAAGCGGCTGCTCGGCGTCAAGGTCGTCAAGCTGGAGGACACCACCGCCATCGGCTTCGGCCGGGCCTTCCGGCGCTGGGGCCGCCTCGGCATGTGGACGCCGCTCTGGTACTGCTCCGGGATCGGGTTCCTGGCCCAGCTCGTCGTCTCCGGGTCGGTCCTCTTCGACCATCAGCTCCACCAGGCCCTGCACGACAAGACGGCCGGCACCGTCGTGGTGTCCGCACCGCCCGGCCACAACCCGAACTCCGTCCCGGCCACGCCGGACAACGCCGACGACTCCACCGGAGGAAAACGATGA
- a CDS encoding RDD family protein: MTEARDHAPPGYGPPRPPAPGWGPPPVPLSPDGRPLADFGTRLLAYMIDAVILGAVAMVLFLPPFAWFMVNAMSDIAARSDPSTPGTPVAVEYEQVFNQFFLPLLLLELGFFVFLLVAYYVYYVEMMFRSGRTLGKKLMKVQVVPLEPGATLTRGMAARRYLVECVGGSFVPFLGLLDGLWQLWDKPYQQTLHDKVAKTIVIKVAP; encoded by the coding sequence GTGACCGAAGCACGAGACCACGCCCCGCCTGGCTACGGACCACCGCGCCCGCCCGCGCCCGGGTGGGGGCCGCCGCCCGTGCCGCTGAGTCCGGACGGCCGCCCGCTCGCCGACTTCGGCACGCGCCTGCTCGCGTACATGATCGACGCGGTGATCCTCGGAGCCGTCGCGATGGTCCTCTTCCTGCCGCCGTTCGCGTGGTTCATGGTCAACGCGATGTCCGACATCGCCGCGCGGAGCGATCCGTCGACGCCGGGCACTCCCGTCGCCGTGGAGTACGAGCAGGTGTTCAACCAGTTCTTCCTGCCGCTCCTTCTGCTGGAGCTCGGCTTCTTCGTGTTCCTGCTGGTCGCGTACTACGTCTACTACGTCGAGATGATGTTCCGCAGCGGCCGGACGCTGGGCAAGAAGCTGATGAAGGTGCAGGTGGTGCCGCTCGAACCGGGCGCCACGCTCACCCGGGGCATGGCCGCCCGGCGCTATCTCGTCGAGTGCGTCGGCGGTTCCTTCGTGCCGTTCCTCGGCCTGCTGGACGGGCTCTGGCAGCTCTGGGACAAGCCGTACCAGCAGACCCTGCACGACAAGGTCGCCAAGACCATCGTGATAAAGGTTGCGCCATGA
- a CDS encoding Lrp/AsnC family transcriptional regulator — MTVQDVHLDSLDGRMLALLADEPRIGVLELSRRLAVARGTVQARLDKLIARGAIRGFGPDVSPAAIGYGVMSFVTLEISQRYGHTAVTEHLAEIPEVLEAHTITGSGDLLCRIVARSNADLQRVIDNVLAYEGIMRASTIIALAEQVPYRTTPLVRAASGI; from the coding sequence ATGACTGTGCAAGATGTCCACCTCGACTCCCTCGACGGCCGGATGCTCGCGTTGCTCGCCGACGAGCCGCGGATCGGCGTCCTCGAGCTGTCCCGCCGGCTGGCCGTGGCGCGCGGAACGGTGCAGGCCCGGCTGGACAAGCTGATCGCCCGTGGCGCGATCCGGGGCTTCGGGCCGGACGTCTCCCCGGCCGCGATCGGCTACGGGGTGATGAGCTTCGTGACCCTGGAGATCTCCCAGCGGTACGGCCACACCGCCGTCACCGAGCATCTCGCGGAGATCCCGGAGGTGCTGGAGGCGCACACGATCACCGGCAGCGGCGACCTGCTGTGCCGGATCGTGGCCCGTTCGAACGCCGACCTGCAGCGCGTGATCGACAACGTGCTGGCGTACGAGGGGATCATGCGAGCGTCGACCATCATCGCGCTCGCCGAGCAGGTGCCGTATCGGACGACGCCGCTGGTGCGAGCGGCCAGCGGGATATAA
- a CDS encoding PQQ-binding-like beta-propeller repeat protein — translation MASGGPNFKSIALVGLVAVIVLATTGVWNPFPRLWSWITRSDPIAEGVASWQTAIGGSPQSVTLTGGAAIVEYRTSVEAYGLTAGVRLWKSDADWAGVAGAGPDAVVVVGRLLTKGYEVLDPATGAVRRKDTAATAVWTYSDAILDLRCPETGECELSAWEPHGSKPMWTISTPGIGFVLNASNPDLPDTRPLAAERVDARAGGPTPLPDLIGLPGDGKVQIIDTAQGRVTQTRTPGRDQRVAVVGSRVLTVTGEGRDGTCYYDVIAHDPPSGRPVWERDGLNLRTADNGSDCKQERDPAGGSDVVLGVDPTGRQELIAAHDGRDLWRGQKGQSVLAVDNAHALIRSADKKTLSARSFSRGSVVWVRDLGGEAAAALTPYAAIVTEAKPARVVALSPATGKVLTEARTDAKVFAAGPEGLILVSGRDMAYLPYDSAAAR, via the coding sequence GTGGCTTCCGGCGGTCCGAACTTCAAGAGCATCGCGCTCGTGGGCCTCGTCGCCGTCATCGTCCTGGCCACCACCGGGGTCTGGAACCCCTTCCCGCGGCTCTGGTCGTGGATCACCCGTAGCGACCCGATCGCCGAGGGGGTCGCGAGCTGGCAGACGGCGATCGGCGGCTCGCCGCAGAGCGTCACGCTCACCGGCGGCGCGGCGATCGTCGAATACCGCACGTCGGTGGAGGCGTACGGGCTCACCGCCGGGGTGCGGCTCTGGAAGTCCGACGCCGACTGGGCCGGGGTGGCCGGCGCGGGCCCCGACGCCGTCGTCGTGGTGGGCCGGCTGCTGACCAAGGGTTACGAGGTCCTCGACCCGGCCACCGGCGCGGTCCGGCGCAAGGACACCGCGGCCACGGCCGTCTGGACGTACTCCGACGCGATCCTCGACCTGCGCTGCCCGGAGACGGGCGAGTGCGAGCTCAGCGCCTGGGAGCCGCACGGCAGCAAGCCGATGTGGACGATCTCCACGCCCGGCATCGGCTTCGTCCTCAACGCGTCGAACCCGGACCTTCCCGACACCCGGCCGCTGGCCGCCGAGCGGGTCGACGCGCGGGCCGGCGGACCCACGCCGCTGCCGGACCTCATCGGGCTCCCGGGCGACGGCAAGGTGCAGATCATCGACACGGCGCAGGGCCGGGTCACGCAGACCCGTACGCCCGGCCGGGACCAGCGCGTCGCCGTCGTCGGCAGCCGGGTGCTGACCGTGACCGGCGAGGGCCGGGACGGCACCTGCTACTACGACGTGATCGCCCACGACCCGCCCTCGGGCCGGCCGGTCTGGGAGCGCGATGGGCTCAACCTGCGCACGGCCGACAACGGCTCCGACTGCAAGCAGGAGCGGGACCCGGCGGGCGGCTCCGACGTCGTCCTCGGCGTCGATCCCACCGGACGCCAGGAGCTGATCGCCGCGCACGACGGCCGCGACCTGTGGCGAGGGCAGAAGGGGCAGAGCGTGCTCGCCGTCGACAACGCGCACGCGCTGATCCGCAGTGCCGACAAGAAGACGCTCAGTGCCCGGTCCTTCAGCCGCGGGTCCGTGGTGTGGGTCCGCGACCTCGGCGGGGAGGCCGCTGCCGCGCTCACCCCGTACGCGGCGATCGTGACGGAGGCGAAACCGGCCCGGGTCGTCGCACTGAGCCCGGCCACCGGGAAGGTCCTGACCGAGGCCCGCACGGACGCGAAGGTCTTCGCGGCCGGTCCGGAGGGTTTGATCCTGGTCTCCGGGCGCGACATGGCCTACCTTCCGTACGATTCGGCCGCCGCACGGTGA
- a CDS encoding fumarate hydratase, whose protein sequence is MSRAAAFSYSPLLPTGEDTTEYRLLSDEGVDVVDGPGGRRFLTVDPAVLTHLTSEAMHDIAHFLRPAHLAQLRAIIDDPKASANDRFVALDLLRNANIAAGGVLPMCQDTGTAIVMGKRGRHVLTDGTDEEAIALGVYQAYTRLNLRYSQLAPLTMWDEKNTGSNLPAQIELYAEDPGGQPDAYKFLFMAKGGGSANKSYLYQETKALLNPARLMAFLDEKLRLIGTSACPPYHLAVVIGGTSAEHALKTAKLASAKYLDNLPREGSMTGHGFRDVELEAAVLELTRDFGIGAQFGGRYFCHDVRVIRLPRHGASCPVAIAVSCSADRQALAKITPSGVWLERLEPDPARYLPDVTDETLETDEVVRVDLNQPMDAIREQLAKYPVKTRLSLSGPLVVARDIAHAKIAERLDAGEPMPQYLRDHAVYYAGPAKTPEGYASGSFGPTTAGRMDAYVQKFQAAGGSLVMLAKGNRSTQVTEACQAHGGFYLGSIGGPAARLAQDCIRHVEVLEYPELGMEAVWKIEVEDFPAFIVVDDKGNDFFAEVTRPKAVLQIGKGA, encoded by the coding sequence ATGAGCAGAGCCGCCGCCTTCTCGTACTCGCCGCTGTTGCCGACCGGCGAGGACACCACCGAGTACAGACTGCTCTCGGACGAGGGCGTGGACGTCGTCGACGGCCCCGGCGGCCGCCGGTTCCTCACCGTCGACCCCGCCGTGCTCACGCACCTGACCTCCGAGGCCATGCACGACATCGCGCACTTCCTGCGCCCGGCACACCTCGCCCAGTTGCGGGCCATCATCGACGACCCCAAGGCGTCGGCGAACGACCGGTTCGTCGCCCTTGACCTGCTGCGCAACGCCAACATCGCCGCCGGCGGCGTGCTGCCCATGTGTCAGGACACGGGTACGGCGATCGTGATGGGCAAGCGCGGCCGGCACGTGCTGACCGACGGCACCGACGAGGAGGCCATCGCGCTCGGCGTCTACCAGGCGTACACCCGGCTGAACCTGCGGTATTCGCAGCTCGCCCCGCTGACGATGTGGGACGAGAAGAACACCGGGTCCAACCTGCCGGCGCAGATCGAGCTCTACGCGGAGGACCCGGGCGGCCAGCCGGACGCGTACAAGTTCCTCTTCATGGCCAAGGGCGGCGGTTCGGCCAACAAGTCGTACCTCTACCAGGAGACCAAGGCGCTGCTGAACCCGGCGCGGCTGATGGCCTTCCTGGACGAGAAGCTGCGGCTCATCGGGACGTCGGCCTGCCCGCCGTACCACCTGGCGGTGGTGATCGGCGGCACCAGCGCCGAGCACGCGCTCAAGACCGCCAAGCTGGCCAGCGCGAAGTATCTGGACAATCTGCCGCGCGAGGGCTCGATGACCGGGCACGGCTTCCGCGACGTCGAGCTGGAGGCGGCGGTCCTCGAGCTGACCCGCGACTTCGGCATCGGCGCGCAGTTCGGCGGGCGCTACTTCTGCCACGACGTACGGGTGATCCGCCTACCCCGGCACGGCGCCTCCTGCCCGGTCGCGATCGCGGTCTCCTGCTCGGCCGACCGGCAGGCGCTGGCCAAGATCACCCCGTCCGGGGTCTGGCTGGAGCGGCTCGAACCGGACCCGGCCCGCTACCTGCCGGACGTCACCGACGAGACGCTGGAGACCGACGAGGTCGTCCGGGTGGACCTCAACCAGCCGATGGACGCCATCCGGGAACAGTTGGCGAAGTACCCGGTGAAGACCCGCCTGTCGCTGTCGGGCCCGCTGGTCGTGGCCCGCGACATCGCCCACGCGAAGATCGCCGAGCGCCTCGACGCGGGCGAACCGATGCCGCAGTATCTGCGCGATCACGCGGTCTACTACGCCGGCCCGGCCAAGACGCCCGAGGGCTACGCGTCCGGCTCGTTCGGTCCGACGACGGCGGGCCGCATGGACGCCTACGTGCAGAAGTTCCAGGCCGCCGGCGGCTCGCTGGTGATGCTGGCCAAGGGCAACCGCTCCACCCAGGTGACCGAGGCCTGCCAGGCGCACGGCGGCTTCTACCTCGGCTCGATCGGCGGGCCGGCGGCGCGGCTCGCGCAGGACTGCATCCGGCACGTCGAGGTCCTCGAGTATCCGGAGCTCGGCATGGAAGCGGTGTGGAAGATCGAGGTGGAGGACTTCCCGGCCTTCATCGTCGTGGACGACAAGGGCAACGACTTCTTCGCCGAGGTGACCCGCCCCAAGGCCGTCCTGCAGATCGGCAAGGGAGCCTAG
- a CDS encoding AfsR/SARP family transcriptional regulator, whose product MRFGILGPLTITDGDVEVAVTAGRDRTVLAMLLLHEGRIVSLHELIDAVWENDPPATARGQLQTCVSRLRRLLAPGVIRTDPAGYGIVLVAHELDLHLFIRLTTRARSGDTPEGRAAALFRQALALWRGSALAGLEAPAVRGLAAVLDEEYGATVEEWIDFELAAGHAREIVGELTGLVERHPLRERLRAQLMLALHRLGRQADALAEYRRARALLREELGIEPGPLLRDVHRRILQGEMTREPVAEQPATPVNRLPRAVEDFTGRAEVITRLLGAAARTNVLVIDGMAGSGKTTLAVQLAAKLRTDYADGQLFLDLQGHSERDPLTPGAALVALLRQLGLEPGRIPPDVDGRAALWQSELMKRRVVVVLDNAASSAQIGPLLPSGTTCLCLVTSRRRLLGLDGGHTESLPVLAEREALGLLRSIVGDRVAHEPDAARELVRRCGRLPLAIRLAGARLAHRPRWAVADLVRRLDEAVLPELAAENRTVASAFALSYGQLIEPARRLFRLLGLHPAGRFGAVSAAALGDLPLRDAQDLLDELVDMHLVEEPDPDRYRLHDLVRQYAATLADALSERERHASVSGLVDLHLYAAARLNGPGETESATQDYPTAPALRPDLVERAVTDLDWLEEQRPLLRALVRAAAAIGEPERAWLLARVSWPFLYHRNYYDDLVAVLGEAITVAEQAGDERGVALLSNYVASALYRTGRYHEALQRLSIMLEYQTRTGNVRGEARVRANIAGPLMRLGRPGEAIGHTQLARRTWQKLGYGRNLAARNVDLASLYNECGRYEEALRHARMGLQLAAELRFDRLVGLCLRNIGHARTGLGHVDAADRVLNTALRLFRQDGMRSEECQVLRILGLVEQRRGRWERSVESFLSALAVAREVGHAPAVALISNDLGAVLFAMGDVSGAMQLHRDALAIARRIGYALEEGRASHGLGACLVEDDPDAARRYWQQALALFDRMDFAAKDEVARRLAGLDR is encoded by the coding sequence GTGCGATTCGGCATTCTGGGGCCGCTCACCATCACAGACGGAGACGTGGAGGTCGCCGTCACCGCGGGCCGGGACCGGACGGTGCTGGCGATGCTGTTGCTGCACGAGGGCCGGATCGTCAGTCTGCACGAGCTGATCGATGCGGTCTGGGAGAACGACCCGCCGGCGACCGCGCGCGGCCAGTTGCAGACGTGTGTGTCCCGGCTCCGCCGGCTGCTTGCGCCCGGTGTGATCCGGACCGACCCCGCCGGGTACGGCATCGTGCTGGTTGCCCATGAACTGGACCTGCATCTTTTCATCCGGCTCACGACCCGGGCCCGCTCCGGCGATACGCCGGAAGGCCGGGCTGCTGCGCTGTTTCGGCAGGCTCTCGCGCTGTGGCGGGGTTCCGCGCTGGCCGGCCTGGAGGCACCCGCGGTACGCGGTCTCGCCGCGGTGCTCGACGAGGAGTACGGCGCCACCGTCGAGGAATGGATCGACTTCGAGCTGGCCGCCGGGCACGCGCGAGAGATCGTCGGCGAGCTGACCGGGCTGGTCGAGCGCCATCCGCTGCGCGAGCGGTTGCGGGCACAGCTCATGCTGGCGCTGCACCGGCTGGGCAGGCAGGCCGACGCGCTCGCGGAGTACCGCCGGGCGCGGGCGCTGCTGCGGGAGGAGCTCGGTATCGAGCCCGGTCCCCTGCTGCGAGACGTGCATCGGCGGATCCTGCAGGGCGAGATGACGCGGGAGCCGGTCGCGGAGCAGCCGGCCACGCCGGTGAATCGCCTGCCGCGGGCTGTCGAGGACTTCACCGGCCGGGCTGAGGTGATCACCCGCTTGCTGGGCGCGGCCGCCAGGACCAATGTGCTGGTCATCGACGGCATGGCCGGAAGCGGCAAGACCACCCTGGCGGTCCAGCTTGCGGCGAAGCTGCGGACCGACTACGCGGACGGCCAACTCTTCCTGGATCTGCAGGGGCACAGCGAGCGGGATCCGTTGACGCCCGGTGCCGCGCTGGTGGCTCTGCTGAGGCAGCTCGGCCTGGAGCCCGGCCGGATCCCGCCGGATGTGGACGGCCGGGCCGCATTGTGGCAATCGGAGCTGATGAAGCGGCGGGTCGTGGTCGTGCTGGACAACGCGGCGTCGAGCGCTCAGATCGGTCCGCTGCTGCCATCCGGAACGACCTGTCTCTGCCTGGTCACGAGCCGGCGCCGCCTGCTCGGCCTCGACGGCGGGCACACGGAGTCCCTCCCGGTGCTTGCGGAGCGGGAGGCCCTCGGGCTGCTCCGGAGCATCGTCGGCGACCGGGTGGCGCACGAGCCCGACGCCGCTCGGGAGCTCGTGCGCCGGTGCGGTCGCCTGCCATTGGCCATCCGGCTGGCCGGCGCCCGCCTTGCCCACCGTCCCCGGTGGGCGGTGGCCGATCTGGTGCGGCGCCTGGACGAGGCGGTGCTTCCCGAGCTGGCCGCCGAGAACCGCACGGTGGCGAGCGCGTTCGCCCTTTCCTACGGCCAGTTGATCGAGCCGGCCCGGCGGCTCTTCCGGCTGCTCGGCCTGCACCCGGCCGGGCGCTTCGGAGCCGTGTCGGCCGCCGCGCTGGGCGACCTGCCCCTGCGCGACGCGCAGGACCTGCTCGACGAACTGGTGGACATGCATCTGGTCGAGGAACCCGATCCGGACCGTTATCGGCTGCACGACCTCGTCCGCCAGTACGCGGCGACGCTCGCCGACGCCCTGTCCGAACGGGAACGGCATGCCTCGGTGTCCGGGCTGGTCGATCTGCATCTGTACGCGGCCGCGCGATTGAACGGACCGGGCGAGACCGAGAGCGCCACCCAGGACTATCCGACGGCCCCCGCGCTCCGGCCGGACCTCGTCGAACGGGCGGTCACCGACCTGGACTGGCTGGAGGAGCAGCGACCCCTGCTGCGAGCGCTGGTCCGGGCCGCCGCCGCGATCGGCGAACCGGAGCGCGCCTGGCTGCTCGCCCGCGTGAGCTGGCCGTTCCTCTACCACCGCAACTACTACGACGACCTGGTCGCGGTGCTCGGCGAGGCGATCACGGTCGCGGAACAGGCCGGCGACGAGCGCGGTGTCGCCCTGCTGAGCAACTATGTGGCCTCCGCCCTCTATCGCACGGGCCGGTACCACGAGGCGCTGCAGCGGCTGTCGATCATGCTCGAGTATCAGACGCGAACCGGGAACGTGCGGGGCGAGGCACGGGTCCGCGCGAACATCGCCGGACCCCTCATGCGGCTCGGCCGCCCCGGCGAGGCCATCGGGCATACCCAGTTGGCACGGCGGACCTGGCAGAAACTGGGCTACGGCCGCAATCTGGCGGCACGTAACGTCGATCTCGCCAGCCTGTACAACGAGTGCGGGCGCTACGAAGAGGCACTCCGGCATGCCCGGATGGGCCTGCAACTGGCGGCGGAACTGAGATTCGACCGCCTTGTCGGACTCTGCCTGCGAAACATCGGCCATGCGAGAACCGGCCTGGGCCATGTGGACGCGGCCGATCGCGTCCTGAACACCGCGCTACGGCTGTTCCGGCAGGACGGCATGCGATCGGAGGAGTGTCAGGTGCTGCGGATCCTCGGTCTGGTCGAACAGCGTCGGGGGCGGTGGGAGCGGTCGGTGGAGTCGTTCCTGTCGGCTCTTGCCGTGGCCCGCGAGGTAGGTCACGCGCCCGCTGTTGCGCTCATCTCGAACGACCTCGGTGCCGTCCTGTTCGCCATGGGTGACGTCTCGGGTGCCATGCAACTGCACCGCGATGCCCTGGCGATCGCCCGGCGGATCGGTTATGCGCTCGAGGAAGGCCGGGCGTCGCATGGTCTGGGGGCGTGCTTGGTGGAGGACGATCCGGACGCCGCGCGCCGGTATTGGCAGCAGGCGCTGGCACTCTTCGATCGGATGGACTTCGCCGCGAAGGACGAGGTGGCCCGGCGGCTGGCCGGGCTCGACCGCTGA
- a CDS encoding class II fumarate hydratase, with the protein MEVVTTTDESGFRIERDTMGEVRVPADALWRAQTQRAVENFPISGRGLEPAHIRALARIKGAAAQANAALGVLEDDLAKAIATAAAHVADGGYDDQFPIDVFQTGSGTSSNMNTNEVIATLASRELGRAVHPNDHVNASQSSNDVFPSSIHLAATEAVTGDLVPALEHLAAALSAKAEQWAEVVKSGRTHLMDATPVTLGQEFSGYAAQVRHGIDRLTATLPRLAELPLGGTAVGTGVNTPPGFAAAVIERLRETTGLPLTEAGNHFEAQGARDGLVEASGQLRVVAVSLYKIVNDIRWMGSGPRAGLRELRLPDLQPGSSIMPGKVNPVVPESVRQVVAQVIGNDAAVAFAGTQGDFELNVMLPVMARNVLESIKLLAAASRMLADRCVAGLEADEDVTRAYAEGSPSIVTPLNRYLGYDEAAAIAKQALREDKTIRAVVIERGHVAGGTLTEEQLDSALDVLRMTRP; encoded by the coding sequence ATGGAAGTCGTGACGACGACTGACGAGAGCGGATTCCGGATCGAGCGCGACACGATGGGTGAGGTCCGGGTGCCGGCCGATGCCCTGTGGCGGGCGCAGACGCAGCGGGCGGTGGAGAACTTCCCGATCTCCGGGCGGGGGCTGGAGCCCGCGCACATCCGGGCGCTGGCCCGGATCAAGGGCGCGGCCGCCCAGGCCAACGCCGCGCTGGGGGTGCTGGAGGACGACCTGGCCAAGGCCATCGCGACCGCCGCGGCGCACGTCGCGGACGGCGGCTACGACGACCAGTTCCCGATCGACGTGTTCCAGACCGGGTCCGGAACCTCGTCGAACATGAACACCAACGAGGTGATCGCCACGCTGGCCTCGCGCGAGCTGGGCCGGGCGGTGCACCCGAACGACCACGTCAACGCCTCGCAGTCGAGCAACGACGTGTTCCCGTCCTCGATCCACCTCGCGGCGACCGAGGCCGTCACCGGTGACCTCGTTCCTGCGCTGGAGCATCTCGCGGCGGCGCTGAGCGCCAAGGCCGAACAGTGGGCCGAGGTCGTCAAGTCCGGCCGGACGCACCTCATGGACGCGACGCCGGTCACCCTGGGGCAGGAATTCTCCGGGTACGCGGCCCAGGTGCGCCACGGCATCGACCGGCTCACCGCCACGCTGCCGCGCCTGGCCGAGCTGCCCCTCGGCGGCACCGCGGTGGGCACCGGCGTGAACACGCCGCCGGGGTTCGCCGCCGCGGTGATCGAGCGGCTGCGGGAGACGACGGGGCTGCCGCTCACCGAGGCCGGCAACCACTTCGAGGCGCAGGGCGCGCGGGACGGCCTGGTGGAGGCGTCCGGGCAGCTCCGGGTCGTCGCCGTCAGCCTCTACAAGATCGTCAACGACATCCGCTGGATGGGCTCGGGACCGCGGGCCGGGCTGCGCGAGCTGCGCCTGCCGGACCTGCAACCCGGTTCGTCGATCATGCCGGGCAAGGTGAACCCGGTCGTGCCCGAGTCGGTGCGCCAGGTGGTCGCGCAGGTCATCGGCAACGACGCGGCGGTGGCGTTCGCCGGCACGCAGGGCGACTTCGAGCTCAACGTCATGCTGCCGGTGATGGCCCGCAACGTGCTCGAGTCGATCAAACTGCTGGCCGCGGCCTCGCGGATGCTGGCCGACCGCTGCGTCGCGGGCCTGGAGGCCGACGAGGACGTCACGCGGGCGTACGCGGAGGGCTCGCCGTCGATCGTCACGCCCCTCAACCGCTACCTCGGTTACGACGAGGCCGCCGCGATCGCCAAGCAGGCGCTGAGGGAAGACAAGACCATCCGGGCGGTTGTCATCGAACGCGGACATGTCGCCGGCGGCACCCTGACCGAGGAGCAGTTGGACTCGGCGCTGGACGTCCTTCGGATGACCCGTCCGTAA